Proteins co-encoded in one Bradyrhizobium sp. 170 genomic window:
- a CDS encoding EAL domain-containing protein, translated as MKRYRLHIFVMIALAIVLAGGWHNSLRHALADLRFAWQSRQASGDIVVIAIDASSIDRIGVWPWPRLLHAELIRQLQKADVQDIALDVDFSTPSDAASDRNFAEALQGAGGSVVLPSFQQPRTDRTTLHVNRPLQQFAEHSWPALVNVEVGPDGLVRRYPFGEKLDDKFVPAMAAVLAGQYDEKRTPFLIDFSIRTAGIPKVSFADVLRGDPATLQKLQGKKVVGGGTALELGDRFSVPNGAIVSGPVLQTLAAESLLQNRALQWTSHVVTLTGLALLALLMLFSWRRLSAGKRVALLAATSVALETGALALQAAFPLILDTSLFQIAIIVYIAAIALDEIDIRDLLGRVAESRFQRVAMSLGDGLICTDSNYLITVWNPGATAIFGYQPEEMIGRPFDEICARDADTPAFSVRDAAELAAGTVIEFDARRSDGEVFPVEANFSGWQGTDGLQFGAILRDISVRKREAERIRYLAEHDTLTGLINRNTLNAKLEAKIAKAGADGRKVALLVISIDGFQQINDMLGHAIGDLVLRAISERLTAAMPAAGLIARLSGDEFAIAAPTNAIGQNVSRFAEQIGAGFDEPLLAGTRHLRVRVSIGAAVFPSDGRTAAELLSNSHLALSRAKATSRGGHVLFEDSIRRELETRLTLEAELVLAAERNEFELFYQPQIHLADGRLVGAEALIRWRHPERGLVSPGEFMPVVNTSPISERIAEWVLETACTKAAAWERAGQKLRIGVNLSPSQLQSGDLASSVAQALSRTGLSPTSLELEVIEDILLHDEQSALNTFLKIQALGVRLVFDDFGTGFASLSYLKKFPLDGLKIDRSFVLGLLANPDDAAIVSSTIGLSKQLGLSVIAEGIEDRATADFLVRMGCEEGQGYFFGRPMPASEFEAKFLNSPATAEVA; from the coding sequence GTGAAACGATATCGGCTGCATATTTTCGTGATGATTGCGTTGGCAATCGTCCTGGCAGGCGGTTGGCATAATTCGCTTCGCCACGCATTGGCCGACCTGCGGTTCGCCTGGCAGTCGCGCCAGGCCTCTGGCGATATTGTGGTGATCGCGATCGATGCTTCGTCAATCGACAGGATCGGCGTCTGGCCCTGGCCGCGCCTGCTCCACGCCGAGCTGATCCGGCAGCTTCAGAAGGCTGACGTCCAGGACATCGCGCTCGATGTCGACTTCTCCACGCCCTCCGACGCGGCGTCGGACCGGAACTTTGCCGAAGCCCTCCAGGGCGCCGGCGGATCGGTGGTGCTGCCCTCCTTCCAGCAGCCCCGCACCGACAGGACGACGCTTCACGTCAATCGCCCGTTGCAGCAATTCGCCGAACATTCCTGGCCGGCGCTCGTCAACGTCGAGGTCGGACCCGACGGCCTCGTCCGCCGTTATCCGTTCGGCGAAAAGCTGGACGACAAGTTCGTACCCGCGATGGCTGCCGTGCTCGCCGGCCAATACGATGAGAAGCGCACGCCCTTTCTGATCGACTTCAGCATCCGAACGGCGGGAATCCCCAAAGTATCCTTTGCCGACGTGCTGCGCGGCGACCCGGCGACACTGCAAAAGCTGCAGGGCAAGAAGGTCGTCGGCGGCGGCACGGCGCTCGAACTCGGTGACCGCTTCAGCGTCCCGAACGGCGCGATCGTGTCCGGCCCCGTGCTGCAGACACTGGCCGCGGAATCGCTGCTGCAGAACCGCGCGCTGCAATGGACTTCGCACGTCGTCACGCTGACCGGCCTCGCCTTGCTCGCTTTGCTCATGCTGTTCTCATGGCGTCGCCTTTCCGCCGGCAAGCGCGTGGCGCTGCTCGCCGCAACTTCTGTCGCCCTCGAGACCGGTGCGCTTGCCCTGCAGGCAGCTTTCCCGCTCATTCTCGACACCTCACTGTTTCAGATCGCCATCATCGTCTACATCGCCGCCATCGCGCTCGACGAAATCGACATCCGCGATCTGCTCGGCAGGGTCGCCGAGAGCCGCTTTCAGCGCGTGGCGATGTCGCTCGGCGACGGCCTGATCTGCACCGATTCCAATTACCTGATCACGGTCTGGAATCCCGGCGCGACCGCGATCTTCGGCTACCAGCCCGAGGAGATGATCGGCCGGCCGTTCGACGAGATTTGCGCCCGCGATGCCGATACGCCAGCCTTTTCCGTCAGGGATGCAGCAGAACTCGCCGCCGGCACGGTGATCGAGTTCGACGCACGCCGCAGCGATGGCGAGGTGTTTCCGGTCGAAGCCAATTTCTCCGGCTGGCAGGGTACTGATGGACTTCAGTTCGGCGCGATCCTTCGCGACATCTCGGTGCGCAAGCGCGAAGCCGAGAGAATTCGATACCTGGCGGAACATGACACGCTGACCGGCCTCATCAACCGCAATACCCTTAACGCCAAGCTTGAAGCGAAAATTGCCAAAGCCGGGGCTGACGGCCGCAAGGTAGCGCTGCTGGTGATCAGCATCGACGGCTTCCAGCAGATCAACGACATGCTCGGTCATGCCATCGGCGATCTCGTGCTTCGCGCCATTTCAGAGCGGCTGACGGCGGCGATGCCGGCGGCCGGCCTGATCGCGCGCCTGAGTGGAGACGAATTCGCCATCGCGGCTCCGACGAACGCCATCGGCCAAAACGTCAGCCGTTTTGCCGAGCAGATCGGTGCAGGCTTCGACGAGCCGCTGCTCGCCGGCACGCGCCATCTCCGCGTCAGGGTCAGCATCGGCGCCGCCGTTTTCCCCTCCGACGGGCGAACCGCAGCCGAACTCCTGAGCAACTCCCATCTGGCGCTGAGCCGCGCCAAGGCGACCAGCCGCGGCGGGCACGTGCTGTTCGAGGACTCGATCCGCCGCGAACTGGAAACCCGTCTGACGCTGGAAGCGGAGCTGGTGCTGGCAGCGGAGCGCAATGAATTCGAACTTTTCTACCAGCCACAAATACATCTCGCCGACGGTCGCCTGGTTGGCGCCGAAGCCCTGATCCGCTGGCGTCATCCCGAGCGTGGCCTGGTTTCACCGGGGGAATTCATGCCGGTTGTCAACACCTCGCCGATCTCCGAACGGATCGCGGAGTGGGTTCTCGAAACCGCCTGCACCAAGGCGGCCGCCTGGGAGCGCGCGGGACAGAAGCTCCGGATCGGCGTCAACCTTTCGCCGTCGCAGTTGCAGTCGGGTGACCTCGCAAGCTCGGTCGCGCAGGCTCTTTCCCGCACCGGTTTGAGCCCAACCAGCCTCGAACTCGAGGTCATCGAAGACATCCTGCTCCACGACGAGCAGAGCGCGCTGAACACGTTCCTGAAGATTCAGGCGCTTGGCGTTCGCCTCGTGTTCGATGATTTCGGCACCGGCTTTGCGAGCTTGAGTTACCTGAAGAAATTCCCGCTCGACGGACTGAAGATCGATCGCTCCTTTGTGCTCGGATTGCTGGCCAATCCCGATGACGCGGCGATCGTCAGTTCGACCATCGGGCTGAGCAAGCAACTGGGCCTGTCTGTCATCGCCGAAGGCATTGAGGACCGTGCCACGGCCGACTTCCTGGTCAGGATGGGTTGCGAGGAGGGACAGGGCTATTTCTTCGGACGGCCGATGCCGGCAAGCGAGTTCGAAGCCAAATTCCTCAACTCCCCCGCCACAGCCGAGGTGGCGTAA
- a CDS encoding FecR family protein — protein MRAVLQASRLIAAAFIVTAASGVFAADGDDWTVHKSSGEVWLTGSGVQQASLKQEDVLKPGDTVRTGRTGRVLLKRGDEMILVSPNSVVGVPAQKKEGLSTTIKQQAGSILLDVEKRNVKHFEVETPYLAAVVKGTQFRVTVNAGKTTVDVVRGQVEVADFKSGQIAQVMAGQHATAFANGKLGLSLGGSGALAPIEQGKPRAPSVERVPVPRGGFTAIRHATNAQGVQPLRHTSVQPAKHGVTRISSSIGEVRLNVHRVTNGLAHDKSAHGGGRNAANKDTIWQSSNSETASATANASQGSTANGAGAGNAAASSGGNTIAAAAGGNGNGNGNGNGNGNGNGGANGNGKGNGNGNGNGNGRGRN, from the coding sequence ATGCGTGCGGTCCTTCAAGCCTCCAGGCTCATCGCGGCAGCGTTCATCGTGACCGCTGCCTCCGGAGTCTTCGCTGCCGACGGCGACGACTGGACGGTTCACAAGTCCTCGGGCGAGGTATGGCTCACCGGCAGCGGCGTGCAGCAGGCATCGCTGAAACAGGAAGACGTGTTGAAGCCGGGCGATACCGTTCGCACCGGCCGTACCGGACGCGTCCTCTTGAAGCGCGGCGACGAAATGATCCTGGTTTCGCCGAATTCCGTAGTCGGCGTCCCCGCCCAGAAGAAGGAGGGACTCTCGACGACGATCAAGCAGCAGGCCGGCTCGATCCTGCTCGACGTTGAAAAGCGCAACGTCAAGCATTTCGAGGTCGAGACGCCCTACCTTGCAGCCGTGGTGAAGGGCACGCAGTTCCGCGTCACCGTCAACGCAGGGAAGACCACCGTGGACGTGGTCCGCGGTCAGGTTGAAGTCGCAGATTTCAAGTCGGGTCAGATCGCCCAGGTAATGGCGGGCCAACATGCGACGGCCTTCGCTAACGGCAAACTCGGCCTCTCGCTGGGCGGCTCCGGCGCTCTCGCCCCGATCGAACAAGGCAAGCCGCGCGCGCCGTCGGTCGAGCGCGTTCCGGTGCCGCGCGGAGGCTTTACCGCGATCCGCCACGCCACGAATGCACAGGGCGTGCAGCCATTACGACATACAAGCGTGCAGCCCGCAAAGCACGGCGTCACCCGCATCTCGTCATCGATCGGTGAAGTCCGGTTGAACGTCCACCGCGTAACCAACGGCCTCGCTCACGACAAGTCGGCGCATGGCGGCGGACGCAACGCTGCCAACAAGGACACCATCTGGCAGTCCTCCAACTCGGAAACGGCTTCAGCAACAGCGAACGCCAGCCAAGGCAGCACCGCCAATGGTGCCGGTGCGGGTAACGCCGCTGCGTCGAGCGGCGGCAACACGATAGCTGCGGCTGCTGGCGGCAATGGTAACGGCAACGGCAACGGTAACGGTAACGGTAACGGCAATGGCGGCGCCAACGGCAACGGCAAAGGGAATGGTAACGGGAACGGCAATGGGAATGGCCGTGGCAGGAACTAG
- a CDS encoding FAD-dependent oxidoreductase, with product MSANKAIKLAVIGRGLIGSAAARHVCKMGHDVALIGPAEPADFSRHNGVFGSHYDEGRITRSFDPYPFWRQAGRAAISRYGEISAESGVEFYREVGALHVGPGESTDVASVGKICAEAGILCEAYDDTGLAARFPFLRSTAGMQGYFEPRNAGYISPRRLVRAQTIAAERAGARIIDEPALGISESGSGVTIRTRSGSVDAERVLVAAGGHTQSLLGQSLGFTVYARTVAMFRLGAAEVQRLAGMPSMRCIGPKGENPYILPPIAYPDGQTWLKLGGDPVDIPLESEADIKDWFKSGGSIDVADRLQKQILDRIRDLNFEERRVVPCMTTFGDTRLPCIGPLSERVAVAFGCYGNSAKCSDELGRLGGMALLGEVRAELAP from the coding sequence GTGAGCGCCAATAAAGCGATCAAACTTGCGGTGATCGGACGTGGTCTGATCGGGTCGGCGGCTGCGCGACATGTGTGCAAAATGGGCCATGATGTTGCACTGATCGGGCCCGCTGAGCCGGCAGATTTTTCGCGCCATAACGGCGTCTTTGGAAGCCACTACGATGAGGGCCGTATCACGCGGAGTTTCGATCCGTACCCGTTTTGGAGGCAGGCGGGCCGCGCTGCGATTTCGCGCTACGGCGAGATTTCAGCGGAGAGCGGTGTGGAATTCTACCGGGAAGTCGGCGCGCTTCACGTTGGCCCCGGCGAAAGCACTGATGTCGCTTCGGTTGGCAAAATCTGCGCTGAGGCCGGGATCCTTTGTGAAGCATATGATGATACGGGGCTCGCGGCGCGATTTCCGTTTCTGAGATCAACGGCGGGAATGCAGGGGTATTTCGAGCCGCGGAATGCCGGATACATCTCACCGCGCCGCCTGGTCCGGGCACAGACGATCGCGGCGGAGCGCGCCGGGGCTCGGATCATCGACGAACCTGCCCTGGGGATTTCGGAAAGCGGCTCTGGCGTGACGATCCGGACGAGATCGGGCAGTGTCGATGCCGAGCGTGTTCTCGTTGCGGCAGGCGGGCATACCCAATCACTGCTCGGTCAATCATTGGGTTTTACGGTCTATGCGCGTACCGTTGCGATGTTTCGGCTCGGTGCGGCGGAGGTTCAACGCTTGGCCGGAATGCCGTCGATGCGTTGTATCGGGCCCAAGGGTGAGAATCCCTATATTCTGCCGCCAATCGCCTATCCGGACGGCCAAACCTGGTTAAAGCTCGGCGGTGATCCGGTCGATATTCCGCTCGAAAGCGAGGCGGATATCAAGGACTGGTTCAAATCGGGCGGATCGATTGACGTTGCTGATCGGCTTCAAAAGCAGATCCTTGACCGTATCCGCGACCTCAATTTCGAAGAGCGCCGCGTCGTGCCTTGCATGACCACCTTTGGCGATACACGCCTGCCCTGCATCGGACCGCTTTCGGAGCGCGTAGCGGTTGCATTCGGCTGCTACGGCAATAGCGCGAAATGTTCGGACGAATTGGGCCGGTTAGGTGGCATGGCGCTGCTCGGCGAGGTTAGAGCAGAGCTCGCACCCTGA
- a CDS encoding ShlB/FhaC/HecB family hemolysin secretion/activation protein has translation MPQFARPEEQGDSKPLFVLRHVSVTGAVAIPRERLVAAYQPYVGKKVSQADLAAIAAAVSDVYRAAGFHLSRAIVPPQDIQSGQLRIQVIEGSITELALKGDGAEQFGVRPMLGAVLTERPSRLATLERQLLLINGRPGVRIEDTAIEEIGTASGHFRLILSLKTWHVFTSFGVDNLGSSSVGPWQSYGTVAFNSYLAPGDSLVLNLSTTPGDPRQLAFGRLSYEVPVGTDGARIGASGYYSEVWPGDYRHLYSDNIKTESFEIRGSIAALQSQKSSLTLTAAAGFTNATENDVFGPIYADRIRTASLTSDYRLQDSFGGANYLTVNFRQGLDILGASHRDDDYLSRDGASGKFSALNFWFTRYQTLSDAWSLKLAAAGQTASGPLFTSQQFYLGGIAFGRGYGSAEISGDNGLAGSAELRFDQKTNLQYLSGYQLYGFVDSGVAWNSGYRLSDGLSLISAGGGVRFFLADGLQADIGVAAPLTYRAPDNPTRGARVLFSLTSALKLCPVRATTRCL, from the coding sequence ATGCCGCAATTCGCACGTCCTGAAGAGCAGGGGGATTCAAAGCCGCTGTTCGTGCTTCGGCATGTCTCTGTCACCGGCGCCGTCGCGATACCGCGGGAGCGGCTGGTTGCAGCGTATCAACCCTATGTCGGGAAAAAGGTATCGCAGGCCGATCTTGCGGCGATCGCGGCTGCGGTCAGCGATGTCTATCGCGCCGCCGGATTTCACCTCAGCCGGGCGATCGTTCCGCCGCAGGACATCCAGAGCGGCCAGCTTCGCATTCAAGTCATCGAAGGCAGCATCACGGAGCTGGCGCTGAAGGGAGACGGCGCCGAACAATTCGGCGTCCGGCCGATGCTCGGGGCCGTACTCACGGAGCGGCCCTCGCGGCTTGCGACGCTCGAACGGCAGTTGCTGCTGATCAACGGGCGGCCCGGCGTGCGGATCGAGGACACCGCGATCGAGGAGATCGGCACCGCCAGCGGCCATTTTCGCCTGATCCTGTCGCTGAAAACATGGCACGTCTTCACATCGTTCGGCGTCGACAATCTGGGCTCGTCGTCGGTCGGACCGTGGCAAAGCTACGGGACGGTGGCGTTCAACTCCTATCTGGCGCCCGGCGATTCCTTGGTGTTGAACCTGTCGACCACGCCCGGCGATCCGCGGCAACTCGCGTTCGGCCGTCTGTCCTACGAAGTGCCGGTCGGCACCGACGGCGCGCGCATCGGTGCGTCCGGCTACTACAGCGAGGTCTGGCCCGGCGACTACCGCCATCTCTACAGCGACAACATCAAGACCGAGTCGTTCGAAATTCGCGGCAGCATCGCTGCGCTGCAATCGCAGAAGTCGAGCCTAACGCTGACCGCGGCGGCCGGATTCACCAATGCCACCGAAAACGATGTGTTCGGCCCGATCTACGCCGACCGCATCCGCACCGCGAGCCTGACATCGGACTACCGGCTGCAGGACAGTTTCGGCGGCGCCAATTATCTGACGGTGAATTTTCGCCAGGGCCTCGACATCCTCGGCGCCTCGCACCGCGACGACGATTACCTGTCGCGCGACGGGGCGTCCGGCAAATTCTCCGCGCTGAACTTCTGGTTCACGCGCTACCAGACGCTGTCGGATGCCTGGTCGCTGAAACTTGCCGCGGCCGGCCAGACGGCGTCCGGACCGCTGTTCACCTCGCAGCAGTTTTATCTCGGCGGCATCGCGTTCGGCCGCGGCTATGGCAGCGCCGAGATCAGCGGCGACAACGGTCTTGCGGGTTCGGCGGAACTGCGCTTCGACCAGAAGACGAACCTTCAATATCTGAGCGGTTACCAGCTCTACGGCTTCGTCGACAGCGGCGTGGCCTGGAACTCGGGCTATCGGCTCAGCGACGGCCTTTCGCTGATATCGGCCGGCGGCGGCGTTCGCTTCTTCCTCGCCGACGGCCTGCAGGCCGACATTGGCGTCGCCGCGCCGCTCACCTATCGCGCGCCCGATAATCCCACTCGCGGCGCGCGGGTGCTGTTCTCGCTGACCAGCGCGCTGAAACTCTGTCCGGTGCGGGCGACGACGCGCTGCCTGTAG
- a CDS encoding pyrroloquinoline quinone-dependent dehydrogenase, with the protein MRNPVRLFTFVVAIFCTGIALPASAWEHWGGDRGGSRFSPLNQITPDNVGNLVRAWEFRTGDLDHRAPEVMKRTKFQATPLLVEDSLIFCSPFNEVIALDPGSGAQRWRYDPKISAAQRPANRYTCRGVAHWVDDKVTGTAACRARIFMGTNDARVIALDARSGIPCADFGANGEIKLDIGTPLEWPGEFQITSAPVIIRDTVIVGSAIADNRRVEAPAGTVRAFDARTGRPRWSFDPLIHDGVTAGHANVWAPMSVDEERGLVFLPTSSPSPDFWGGKRPGNNDYANSVVALRAETGERVWSYQTVHHDVWDYDLPAQPTLARIDTGAGSRDVVIQPTKQGFVFVLDRDTGKPIWPVEERAVPQGGAEGEQLSPTQPFPTHVPALLSQQISADDVFGLIPFWESRVCRAQVASARNEGLYTPPSTQGTVVFPMTGGGVNWGGAAFDPVNQILYANTSRAIHIVKLLPRAAVADGFNPPPGHDFGRQQGTPFAMTRAVATSPLGLLCNKPPWGEMVAVDLKAGKILWRSRVGTTEDRAPLGIAFPFGTPLVSGVAITAGGLVFTGAMDAYLRAFDARSGQELWQGRLPVPGVANPMTYLWKGEQYVAIGAGGHSESGTTIGDSVVAFRLARPGEAPSLRSRTIDRPGGRFMSGAIAVGVVVLLMAMLVWRWRRSRVGRA; encoded by the coding sequence ATGCGAAATCCGGTTCGTCTGTTCACTTTCGTCGTTGCCATCTTCTGCACCGGTATCGCGCTTCCGGCTTCCGCCTGGGAGCATTGGGGCGGCGATCGCGGCGGATCGCGGTTTTCGCCGCTCAACCAGATCACGCCTGATAATGTCGGCAATCTCGTTCGCGCCTGGGAGTTTCGCACCGGCGATCTCGATCATCGCGCGCCCGAGGTCATGAAGCGGACCAAGTTTCAGGCCACGCCGCTGTTGGTCGAAGACAGCCTGATCTTCTGCTCGCCGTTCAACGAAGTCATCGCGCTCGATCCCGGCAGCGGGGCGCAGAGATGGCGGTACGATCCGAAGATATCGGCCGCGCAGCGCCCGGCCAACCGCTACACTTGCCGTGGCGTGGCCCATTGGGTCGACGACAAGGTGACCGGGACGGCCGCCTGCCGCGCGCGCATCTTCATGGGCACCAACGACGCGCGCGTGATCGCGCTCGACGCGAGGTCCGGCATTCCCTGCGCCGATTTCGGCGCCAACGGCGAGATCAAACTCGATATCGGCACGCCGCTGGAATGGCCCGGCGAATTCCAGATCACGTCGGCCCCCGTCATTATCCGCGACACCGTCATCGTCGGCTCTGCGATCGCGGACAACCGCCGCGTCGAGGCGCCAGCCGGCACGGTGCGCGCCTTCGATGCGCGAACCGGGCGTCCGCGCTGGAGTTTCGATCCGCTGATCCACGACGGTGTGACCGCGGGCCATGCCAATGTCTGGGCGCCGATGTCGGTGGACGAGGAGCGCGGCCTGGTGTTCCTGCCGACGTCTTCGCCGAGCCCGGACTTCTGGGGCGGCAAGCGGCCCGGCAACAACGACTACGCCAATTCGGTCGTGGCGCTGCGCGCCGAGACCGGCGAGCGGGTCTGGTCGTATCAAACCGTGCATCACGATGTCTGGGATTACGATTTGCCGGCGCAGCCGACGCTGGCGCGCATCGATACCGGCGCAGGCTCGCGCGACGTCGTGATCCAGCCGACCAAGCAGGGCTTTGTGTTCGTGCTCGACCGCGATACCGGCAAGCCTATATGGCCGGTCGAGGAACGCGCCGTGCCGCAAGGCGGCGCCGAAGGCGAGCAGCTCTCGCCGACGCAGCCGTTTCCGACCCACGTGCCGGCGCTGCTGTCGCAACAGATTTCGGCCGACGACGTGTTCGGCCTGATTCCATTTTGGGAAAGCCGGGTGTGCCGCGCGCAGGTCGCATCGGCGCGCAACGAGGGTCTCTACACGCCGCCGTCGACGCAAGGCACCGTGGTGTTTCCGATGACCGGCGGCGGCGTGAACTGGGGCGGCGCCGCCTTCGATCCCGTCAACCAGATCCTTTACGCCAATACGTCGCGTGCGATCCATATCGTCAAGCTGCTTCCGCGTGCCGCCGTGGCCGACGGGTTCAACCCGCCGCCCGGGCACGACTTCGGACGGCAGCAGGGTACGCCGTTCGCGATGACGCGCGCGGTCGCGACGTCGCCGTTGGGACTGCTGTGCAACAAGCCGCCCTGGGGCGAGATGGTCGCGGTCGATCTGAAGGCCGGGAAGATTCTCTGGCGCTCGCGGGTCGGCACCACGGAGGACCGCGCGCCGCTCGGCATCGCCTTTCCCTTCGGCACGCCGCTCGTCAGCGGCGTCGCGATCACCGCCGGCGGTCTCGTCTTTACCGGCGCGATGGATGCTTATCTGCGCGCCTTCGACGCGCGATCGGGGCAGGAGCTGTGGCAGGGCCGGCTGCCGGTGCCGGGCGTTGCCAATCCCATGACCTATCTGTGGAAGGGCGAGCAGTATGTCGCGATCGGCGCCGGCGGTCATTCGGAGTCGGGCACGACCATCGGCGACAGCGTGGTGGCGTTCCGCCTGGCGCGGCCCGGTGAAGCGCCCTCGCTGCGGTCGCGCACCATCGACCGGCCGGGTGGTCGATTCATGAGCGGGGCGATTGCGGTTGGGGTCGTGGTGCTGCTGATGGCGATGCTGGTGTGGCGCTGGCGGCGAAGCAGGGTGGGCAGGGCGTGA
- a CDS encoding PaaI family thioesterase, producing the protein MQQQPEATEFGIAEARRVLGEVFAPWVMDLNLSIERFDFAPPADAADWQPGAILRLPFSERLCRNGGTVSGQALMAFADTAMVIANLAANRGYRAMTTVDQTTHFMRAVSSSDVLADARVVRLGRTMSFGRVTLLSATDNKPVAMVSSAFAML; encoded by the coding sequence ATGCAACAACAGCCAGAAGCAACGGAATTCGGCATCGCGGAAGCCAGGCGCGTGCTTGGCGAGGTATTTGCGCCCTGGGTGATGGATCTCAATCTGTCGATCGAGCGCTTCGACTTTGCCCCGCCCGCCGATGCCGCCGACTGGCAGCCGGGCGCGATCCTGCGCCTGCCGTTCTCGGAGCGGTTGTGCCGCAATGGCGGCACGGTCTCGGGCCAGGCGCTGATGGCCTTTGCCGACACCGCGATGGTGATCGCCAACCTCGCAGCCAACCGCGGCTATCGGGCCATGACGACGGTCGACCAGACCACGCATTTCATGCGCGCGGTCTCTTCCTCCGACGTGCTGGCCGATGCGCGCGTGGTCCGCCTCGGCCGCACCATGAGCTTCGGCCGCGTCACGCTTCTTTCCGCCACCGACAACAAGCCGGTGGCGATGGTCTCGAGCGCGTTCGCGATGCTGTAG
- a CDS encoding DUF2934 domain-containing protein, translated as MAEPSKQEIEARAYQLWEQAGRPEGREAEFWRLAEQELRNEDKGSPTRTPDTL; from the coding sequence GTGGCCGAACCCAGCAAACAGGAAATCGAGGCGCGAGCGTATCAGCTTTGGGAGCAAGCGGGTCGCCCCGAAGGTCGGGAAGCTGAATTTTGGCGCCTGGCTGAACAAGAGCTGCGCAACGAGGACAAAGGTTCGCCGACACGCACCCCTGACACGCTGTAA
- a CDS encoding caspase family protein: MLRHTLLKLMIPAAVLLGTHSASAESRLALVIGQSAYRSVPALPNPANDARAVTQLLTDSGFEVSTAADLSQGQMREAVSDFASKVAAKGADTVALVFYAGHGLQIDGENFLVPVDIDPKREADIPIQAVRLNDILNTLTSVPSKMRILMLDACRNNPFPDLKTAGGGLALVDAKIGSPGTFLSFSTSPGAVAEDGSGSNSPYTNALLAAGKEQNIPIEETFKRVRLAVNKVTEGRQTPWDSSSLTEDFRFSGASVAGPKPAAAPKKTVAEWTRDLKGKPVEAANELIVADGTDESYEAFAGLFPQTALGRLARDWLVRHRRMVAWNEAVVVNTASGYRSFLAKFPDSDLSATARKLELRLRNRPEFTPAVAAANAALPQNVALAAPMCPCNVQPPQQQPLKVNVPVRRVEPDPPKKRVDRKPPRREPDDDVVVVRRPPPRVVYDPPPREVYEPSRPPVSIGIGIGLGGFGGGRGGNYGDHGGRGRY; this comes from the coding sequence ATGCTCCGTCACACGCTGCTCAAGCTGATGATTCCCGCTGCGGTTCTTCTGGGAACGCATTCGGCGTCTGCCGAAAGCCGCCTCGCGCTGGTGATCGGCCAGTCCGCCTATCGCTCGGTGCCGGCGCTGCCCAATCCGGCCAATGACGCCAGGGCGGTCACGCAATTGCTGACCGATTCCGGCTTCGAGGTCTCGACCGCGGCCGATCTTTCGCAAGGCCAGATGCGGGAGGCGGTCAGCGATTTCGCCAGCAAGGTCGCGGCCAAGGGCGCCGACACCGTAGCCCTGGTGTTTTACGCCGGTCATGGACTGCAGATCGACGGCGAGAATTTTCTGGTTCCGGTCGACATCGATCCGAAGCGGGAAGCCGACATTCCGATCCAGGCGGTGCGCCTCAACGACATCCTGAATACGCTGACGTCGGTGCCGAGCAAGATGCGTATCCTGATGCTCGACGCCTGCCGCAACAATCCGTTCCCGGACCTCAAGACCGCCGGCGGCGGGCTTGCCCTCGTCGATGCCAAGATCGGCTCTCCCGGTACGTTCCTGTCGTTCTCGACGTCGCCCGGCGCAGTCGCGGAAGACGGCTCCGGCTCCAACAGCCCGTATACGAACGCGCTGCTGGCAGCCGGCAAGGAGCAGAACATTCCAATCGAAGAGACTTTCAAGCGGGTGCGCCTCGCCGTGAACAAGGTCACCGAAGGGCGGCAGACCCCGTGGGACAGCTCTTCGCTGACCGAGGACTTCCGCTTTTCGGGCGCGTCGGTCGCCGGGCCGAAACCTGCCGCAGCTCCGAAGAAGACGGTCGCCGAGTGGACCCGCGATCTGAAGGGCAAGCCGGTCGAGGCGGCGAACGAGCTGATCGTGGCCGACGGCACCGACGAATCGTATGAGGCCTTTGCCGGTCTCTTCCCGCAGACGGCGCTTGGGCGGCTGGCGCGCGACTGGCTGGTTCGGCACCGGCGCATGGTGGCGTGGAACGAGGCCGTGGTCGTCAACACCGCGTCCGGATATCGCTCGTTCCTGGCGAAATTCCCCGACAGCGATCTTTCCGCGACCGCGCGCAAGCTGGAACTGCGGCTGCGCAACCGTCCCGAGTTCACGCCGGCCGTCGCCGCCGCCAACGCCGCCCTGCCGCAGAACGTTGCGCTGGCTGCGCCGATGTGTCCCTGCAACGTGCAGCCGCCGCAGCAGCAGCCGCTGAAGGTCAATGTCCCGGTGAGGCGCGTCGAGCCGGATCCGCCGAAGAAGCGGGTCGATCGCAAGCCGCCGCGTCGCGAGCCGGATGACGACGTCGTAGTCGTTCGCCGTCCGCCCCCGCGCGTGGTGTACGACCCGCCGCCGCGCGAAGTGTACGAGCCATCGAGACCGCCGGTCAGCATCGGCATCGGCATTGGCCTCGGCGGGTTTGGCGGCGGCCGCGGCGGTAACTATGGCGATCATGGCGGCCGGGGTAGATACTGA